The following proteins are co-located in the Ensifer sp. WSM1721 genome:
- a CDS encoding pilus assembly protein TadG-related protein: MGKRSSRSLAAMLQDRGGNFAMMTALLAPLLLAAGGVSIDMANMLMTKNQLQDATDAAALAAASALVSDARPDVEEAKAIARKFLKAQIAASNAADLPGAGDEPATEGTDAASRPEWDDVNTSEVNITETPNGTKGKSFKVSIVNKHLLQFNAMTRLLGQESIELETRATAESATETRNAISMYLVLDRSGSMAWKTTTVDKTRTRCPNYTSSNWWQYPNLVATSPCYIDKISTLKTAVNDMFAPLVLADPEQEYMRAGAVSYNDKQDPATELYWGSPTAGTYVKALKAIGGTDSSSAFKTAYEKLTAKDSAGTNLEDKAHAVKNGQVPEKYIVFMTDGENTHFNGRPDNLSSDAMTKSYCDKAKIAGIQVFTVAFMAPQRGKDLLQYCATSNEHYLEAENAEELVAEFKKIGEKAAAMASRLTK; this comes from the coding sequence ATGGGAAAACGATCCAGCCGATCCTTGGCGGCGATGCTCCAGGATCGGGGCGGCAATTTCGCAATGATGACGGCCTTGCTCGCGCCGCTGCTGCTTGCCGCCGGCGGTGTTTCCATCGATATGGCCAACATGCTGATGACCAAGAATCAGCTCCAGGATGCGACTGATGCGGCCGCCCTTGCGGCGGCCTCCGCGCTGGTATCCGACGCAAGGCCGGACGTCGAGGAAGCCAAGGCGATCGCACGCAAGTTCCTGAAAGCTCAGATTGCCGCCAGCAACGCAGCGGACCTCCCCGGGGCGGGCGACGAGCCTGCGACCGAGGGCACCGATGCGGCCTCGCGGCCGGAGTGGGACGATGTGAATACGTCGGAGGTGAACATCACCGAAACGCCGAACGGCACGAAAGGGAAGTCGTTCAAGGTTTCCATCGTCAACAAGCACCTGCTGCAGTTCAACGCAATGACGCGCCTGCTCGGCCAGGAGTCGATCGAGCTTGAGACGCGGGCGACGGCGGAAAGCGCCACAGAGACCAGGAATGCCATTTCCATGTATCTGGTGCTTGATCGCTCCGGCTCGATGGCGTGGAAGACCACCACGGTCGATAAGACGAGAACCAGGTGCCCGAACTATACCTCGTCAAACTGGTGGCAATATCCCAATCTGGTGGCCACCAGCCCATGCTATATCGACAAGATCAGCACGCTGAAGACGGCCGTAAACGATATGTTCGCGCCGCTGGTGCTGGCAGATCCGGAACAGGAGTACATGCGTGCCGGCGCAGTTTCCTATAACGACAAGCAGGATCCGGCGACGGAGCTGTATTGGGGCTCGCCGACAGCCGGCACCTATGTCAAAGCGCTCAAGGCCATCGGCGGCACCGATTCAAGCTCGGCATTCAAAACCGCATACGAAAAGCTGACGGCAAAGGACAGCGCAGGCACAAACCTTGAGGACAAGGCGCACGCAGTGAAGAACGGCCAGGTCCCGGAAAAATACATTGTGTTCATGACGGATGGTGAAAACACGCATTTCAACGGAAGACCCGACAACCTTTCCTCGGATGCGATGACCAAAAGCTATTGCGACAAAGCTAAGATTGCGGGCATTCAGGTGTTTACGGTCGCCTTTATGGCCCCGCAGCGCGGCAAGGACCTCCTCCAATACTGCGCCACATCCAACGAGCACTATCTCGAGGCGGAGAATGCAGAAGAACTGGTCGCCGAGTTCAAGAAGATCGGTGAAAAGGCGGCGGCCATGGCGTCGCGCTTGACCAAATAA
- a CDS encoding circularly permuted type 2 ATP-grasp protein: MAKKQAAEATEKSRLESDPVFGYRALPGVADEMLDAKGKVRPVWQRLLATLDRMDETELANRFARADRYLRDAGVFYRAYGKESSERSWPLSHIPVLIDDAEWAAVSDGLVQRAELLERVVADIYGENRLVREGLLPPALVASNPEFLRPLVGIKPADGHFLHFCSFEIGRGPDGNWWVLSDRTEAPSGAGFALENRVATTRAFSDLYAETHVHRLAGFFGAFRDTLQARKQHSDDRIAVLSPGIANETYFEHAYIARYLGFMLLEGEDLTVVGGRVMVRTVAGLKPVGVLWRRLDASFADPLELNQSSHIGTPGIVEALRAGSLAIVNALGSGILETRAFLAFMPAICRHLIGEEQKLPSIATWWCGQESERAQVAGNIEGMVIGPAYSTRPFFDDNGQSVLGASLRETAKTSVSEWLATDGGKLVGQEVVTLSTTPAWVRGRLTPRPMSLRVFAARTRDGWHIMPGGFARIGSGDDVAAIAMQAGGTAADVWIVSDKPVEHTTLLPAEESFTRNLPGSLPSRAADNLFWLGRYIERAEGALRILRAWHGRFAEAANPNMPLLQDVSDYLAALDISTRQPVPDSLLSSIDSALFSAGNIRDRFSPDGWLALNDLSKTARKFHATVQAGDDATHAMTILLRKLAGFAGLVHENMYRFTGWRFLSIGRHLERGLHMTRLLGHMSGPEAPDGAYDMLLEIGDSVMTHRRRYNVNTAALTVTDLLALDPLNPRSILYQLNEIKTEVELLPNAFVNGQMSPFYRETMRLHSGLAVMTPDALNAGVYKRLEQDLERLSDLLAQTYLG; the protein is encoded by the coding sequence ATGGCGAAGAAGCAGGCGGCAGAGGCAACGGAGAAGAGCCGGCTCGAAAGCGACCCGGTGTTCGGCTATCGCGCGCTGCCGGGCGTCGCGGACGAGATGCTCGACGCGAAGGGCAAAGTCCGTCCGGTATGGCAACGGCTTTTGGCGACGCTGGACCGGATGGATGAGACCGAGCTCGCCAACCGCTTTGCCCGCGCCGACAGGTACCTCCGCGATGCCGGCGTCTTCTATCGCGCCTACGGCAAGGAAAGCTCGGAACGAAGCTGGCCGCTGTCGCACATCCCTGTCCTGATCGACGACGCGGAATGGGCGGCGGTCTCTGACGGTCTCGTGCAGCGCGCCGAACTCCTGGAGCGGGTGGTCGCCGACATCTACGGCGAAAACCGGCTGGTCAGGGAGGGGTTGCTGCCGCCGGCGCTCGTTGCTTCCAATCCGGAGTTCCTGCGCCCGCTCGTCGGCATCAAGCCCGCCGACGGTCATTTCCTGCACTTCTGCTCCTTCGAGATCGGACGCGGGCCCGACGGCAATTGGTGGGTGCTCTCCGACCGCACCGAAGCGCCATCGGGCGCCGGCTTCGCGCTCGAGAACCGCGTGGCGACGACACGCGCCTTCTCCGACCTTTATGCCGAGACCCACGTCCATCGGCTGGCGGGCTTCTTCGGCGCCTTCCGCGATACGCTCCAAGCCCGCAAGCAGCACTCCGACGACCGCATTGCCGTTCTCTCGCCCGGCATCGCCAACGAGACCTATTTCGAGCACGCCTATATAGCCCGTTATCTCGGCTTCATGCTGCTCGAAGGCGAGGATCTGACGGTCGTCGGCGGCCGGGTGATGGTGCGCACCGTCGCCGGGCTGAAGCCCGTCGGCGTGCTCTGGCGCCGCCTCGACGCGTCCTTCGCCGATCCGCTGGAACTCAACCAGTCCTCCCACATCGGCACGCCCGGTATCGTCGAGGCGCTGAGGGCAGGCTCCTTAGCCATCGTCAATGCGCTCGGCTCGGGCATCCTGGAGACGCGCGCCTTCCTGGCGTTCATGCCGGCGATCTGTCGCCATCTCATCGGCGAAGAGCAGAAGCTGCCGTCAATCGCCACCTGGTGGTGCGGGCAGGAGTCCGAACGCGCGCAGGTCGCCGGCAATATCGAGGGCATGGTCATCGGTCCGGCCTATTCGACGCGTCCCTTCTTCGACGACAACGGCCAGTCGGTGCTCGGGGCTTCCTTGCGCGAAACGGCCAAGACCTCCGTTTCCGAATGGCTCGCGACGGACGGCGGCAAGCTGGTTGGACAGGAGGTCGTCACCCTGTCGACGACGCCGGCCTGGGTGCGCGGGCGACTGACGCCACGCCCGATGAGCCTCAGGGTCTTCGCCGCGCGCACGCGCGACGGCTGGCATATCATGCCGGGCGGCTTCGCCCGCATCGGTTCCGGCGACGACGTGGCGGCAATCGCGATGCAGGCCGGCGGCACGGCAGCCGACGTCTGGATCGTCAGCGACAAGCCGGTCGAACACACGACGCTGCTTCCGGCCGAAGAGAGCTTCACGCGCAACCTTCCGGGGAGCCTGCCGAGCCGCGCGGCGGACAACCTCTTCTGGCTCGGCCGCTACATCGAGCGGGCGGAAGGGGCGCTTCGGATCCTGCGCGCCTGGCACGGTCGTTTCGCCGAAGCGGCCAATCCGAACATGCCGCTCTTGCAAGACGTAAGTGACTATCTCGCCGCGCTCGACATCAGCACGCGCCAGCCGGTGCCGGACAGCCTGCTTTCCAGCATCGACAGCGCCCTCTTCAGCGCCGGCAACATCCGCGACCGCTTCTCGCCGGACGGCTGGCTCGCGCTCAATGACCTGTCCAAGACGGCGCGGAAGTTCCACGCGACCGTCCAAGCGGGGGACGACGCCACGCACGCGATGACGATCCTGCTGCGCAAGCTCGCCGGCTTTGCCGGCCTGGTGCACGAAAACATGTATCGCTTCACGGGCTGGCGGTTCCTGTCGATCGGGCGCCATCTCGAACGCGGCCTCCATATGACAAGGCTCCTCGGCCACATGTCCGGGCCGGAGGCACCCGACGGCGCCTATGACATGCTGCTCGAGATCGGCGACAGCGTCATGACTCACCGCCGCCGCTACAACGTCAACACCGCCGCCCTGACCGTGACGGACCTCCTGGCGCTCGACCCGCTCAACCCACGTTCGATCCTATATCAACTGAACGAGATCAAGACGGAGGTCGAACTGCTGCCGAACGCCTTCGTCAACGGCCAGATGTCGCCCTTCTACCGGGAAACGATGCGGCTCCATTCCGGCCTCGCAGTAATGACCCCCGACGCGCTGAACGCGGGCGTGTACAAGCGACTGGAGCAGGACCTCGAAAGACTGTCGGACCTGCTCGCGCAGACCTATCTTGGCTGA
- a CDS encoding transglutaminase family protein produces the protein MLYDISLKITYGYEVPVSGGRHLVRVLPASIPGRQRLIAGSVTCQPAPDERTESVDFFANPTTSILFRSVHDQLVIRMQARVQAEASALTADFSPPLAGLPPQLSACWSIDAESPHHFVGPSPLLPEVPEIAAFARAIAKEGMTVQQIGVAVCDRIHRDFVYDSEATTVSTTPGEAFRLKRGVCQDFTHVMIVALRSLGIPAGYVSGFLRTLPPPGKERLEGADAMHAWVRFWCGTTGGWMELDPTNNIPAGTDHIVVGHGRDYGDVAPVIGVLKSYGSHTTEQAVDVIPVG, from the coding sequence ATGCTCTATGACATCAGCCTGAAGATCACCTATGGCTACGAGGTTCCGGTGAGCGGCGGGCGGCATCTCGTGCGCGTATTGCCTGCCTCCATCCCCGGCCGCCAGCGCCTCATCGCCGGGTCGGTCACCTGCCAGCCAGCGCCCGACGAGCGAACGGAAAGTGTCGACTTCTTCGCCAATCCGACCACCTCCATCCTGTTCCGCTCGGTGCACGACCAGCTCGTCATCCGCATGCAGGCACGCGTTCAGGCGGAAGCGTCCGCGCTCACTGCCGATTTCTCACCGCCGCTCGCCGGCCTCCCGCCCCAGCTTTCCGCCTGCTGGTCGATTGACGCCGAGTCGCCTCACCACTTCGTCGGTCCGAGCCCGCTCCTGCCGGAGGTGCCGGAAATTGCCGCCTTTGCGCGAGCGATCGCCAAAGAGGGCATGACGGTGCAGCAGATCGGCGTCGCCGTCTGCGATCGCATCCACCGCGACTTCGTCTACGACAGTGAAGCGACGACCGTGAGCACGACGCCCGGCGAGGCCTTCAGGCTGAAGCGCGGGGTCTGCCAGGACTTCACCCATGTGATGATCGTGGCGCTGCGCAGCCTTGGCATCCCTGCCGGTTATGTCAGCGGCTTCCTGAGGACCTTGCCGCCGCCGGGCAAAGAGCGGCTTGAAGGCGCCGATGCGATGCATGCCTGGGTCCGTTTCTGGTGCGGCACCACCGGCGGCTGGATGGAACTCGACCCGACGAACAACATTCCCGCCGGCACCGATCACATCGTCGTCGGCCACGGCCGCGATTATGGCGACGTTGCACCCGTGATCGGCGTGCTCAAAAGCTACGGCAGTCACACAACGGAACAGGCCGTCGACGTCATTCCGGTCGGCTGA
- a CDS encoding glycogen/starch/alpha-glucan phosphorylase, protein MMNRLSTTELPHPAPRSSEPGQLAVEILERLKYRIGKDPKVAKPHDWLTAAILVARDRITDRWMESTRKTYATGAKRVYYMSLEFLIGRMMRDAMTNLGLMDEMRDALASLGVDIDVIAGLEPDAALGNGGLGRLAACFMESMATVDVPAYGYGIRYMHGLFRQQMADGWQVELPETWLAHGNPWEFERRESSYEIGFGGSVETVNLDEEVQRYVWKPAERVIATAFDTPAVGWRATRVNTLRLWAAQPIDPILLDAFNAGDHIGALRESNKAESLTRVLYPADATPAGQELRLRQEYFFSSASLQDILRRHLQQYPDFTSLPDAVAIQLNDTHPAVSVAELVRLLTDVHGLDFEQAWDITRRTFAYTNHTLLPEALESWPVPLFERLLPRHMQIVYAINAKILIEARRQKHATDEEIRSISLIDEAGERRVRMGNLAFVGSHSINGVSALHTELMKETVFADLHRLYPDRINNKTNGITPRRWLMQCNPGLFALIREAIGDEFMDNTEALQALDAFADKADFQEHFAAVKRANKVRLAKLVQTSLGIRLDPSAMFDIQIKRIHEYKRQLLNLIEAVALYDQIRSHPELDWVPRVKLFAGKAAPSYHNAKLIIKLANDISRVINNDPAVRGLLKIVFIPNYNVSLAEVMVPAADLSEQISTAGMEASGTGNMKFALNGALTIGTLDGANVEMRDWIGEENIKIFGMTAEEVASARAEGHNPRAIIEASRELSQALSAIASGVFSPDDRSRFSSLVDGLYNHDWFMVAADFEAYAKAQREIDQLWTTPSDWYSKAIRNTARMGWFSSDRTIRQYAGEIWRAG, encoded by the coding sequence ATGATGAATCGGCTCTCCACCACCGAACTGCCGCATCCCGCTCCCAGGTCGTCCGAACCCGGCCAACTCGCGGTGGAGATCCTCGAGCGCCTCAAATATCGCATCGGCAAGGACCCGAAAGTCGCCAAGCCGCATGACTGGCTGACCGCCGCGATACTCGTTGCGCGCGACCGTATCACCGACAGGTGGATGGAATCCACGCGCAAGACCTATGCGACGGGCGCCAAGCGCGTCTACTACATGTCGCTCGAGTTCCTGATCGGCCGCATGATGCGCGACGCCATGACCAATCTCGGCCTGATGGACGAGATGCGCGACGCGCTCGCCTCGCTCGGAGTCGATATCGACGTGATCGCCGGGCTCGAGCCCGACGCGGCACTCGGCAACGGCGGCCTTGGCCGTCTCGCCGCCTGTTTCATGGAATCCATGGCGACCGTCGATGTGCCCGCCTATGGCTACGGCATCCGCTACATGCACGGCCTGTTCCGCCAGCAGATGGCTGACGGCTGGCAGGTCGAACTGCCGGAAACCTGGCTGGCCCATGGCAACCCCTGGGAGTTCGAACGGCGAGAAAGTTCCTACGAGATCGGCTTCGGCGGCAGCGTGGAAACCGTCAATCTCGACGAGGAAGTGCAGCGCTACGTCTGGAAGCCGGCCGAACGCGTCATCGCCACGGCTTTCGACACGCCGGCCGTCGGCTGGCGGGCGACCCGCGTCAACACGCTACGCCTCTGGGCGGCGCAGCCGATCGACCCGATCCTGCTCGACGCCTTCAATGCCGGTGACCATATCGGGGCGCTGCGCGAAAGCAACAAGGCGGAGAGCCTGACGCGCGTGCTCTATCCCGCCGATGCGACGCCGGCCGGCCAAGAACTGAGGCTCAGGCAGGAATATTTCTTCTCCTCGGCCTCCCTCCAGGACATCCTGCGTCGGCACCTGCAGCAATATCCCGACTTCACCTCGTTGCCGGACGCGGTCGCGATCCAGCTCAACGACACCCATCCGGCCGTCTCCGTGGCCGAACTCGTGCGTCTCCTGACCGACGTCCACGGGCTCGATTTCGAGCAGGCCTGGGATATCACGCGACGCACCTTCGCCTATACCAACCATACCTTGCTGCCGGAGGCGCTCGAAAGCTGGCCGGTGCCGCTCTTCGAACGGCTGCTGCCGCGCCACATGCAGATCGTCTATGCCATAAACGCCAAGATCCTGATCGAAGCGCGCAGGCAGAAGCATGCGACGGACGAGGAGATTCGCAGCATCTCGCTGATCGACGAGGCGGGTGAGCGGCGCGTTCGCATGGGCAATCTCGCCTTCGTCGGCTCCCATTCGATCAACGGCGTCTCGGCGCTGCATACGGAACTGATGAAGGAGACGGTCTTCGCCGACCTGCACCGGCTCTATCCCGACCGCATCAACAACAAGACCAACGGCATCACGCCGCGCCGCTGGCTGATGCAATGCAATCCGGGCCTGTTCGCGCTTATCCGCGAGGCGATCGGCGACGAGTTCATGGACAATACCGAGGCGCTGCAGGCACTCGATGCCTTCGCCGACAAGGCGGATTTCCAGGAGCATTTCGCCGCCGTGAAGCGCGCCAACAAGGTGAGGCTGGCGAAGCTGGTCCAGACGAGTCTCGGCATCCGGCTCGATCCCTCGGCAATGTTCGACATCCAGATCAAGCGCATCCACGAGTACAAGCGCCAGCTTCTGAACCTCATTGAGGCCGTAGCCCTCTACGACCAGATCCGCTCGCATCCCGAGCTCGACTGGGTGCCGCGCGTCAAGCTCTTCGCCGGCAAGGCAGCACCGAGCTACCATAATGCCAAGCTGATCATCAAACTTGCCAACGACATCTCCCGCGTCATCAACAACGACCCGGCCGTTCGCGGCCTGCTCAAGATCGTCTTCATCCCCAATTACAACGTTTCGCTCGCGGAGGTGATGGTTCCGGCGGCAGATCTCTCCGAGCAGATCTCGACCGCGGGCATGGAGGCGTCCGGCACCGGCAACATGAAGTTCGCCTTAAACGGCGCCCTGACCATCGGCACGCTCGACGGCGCCAATGTCGAGATGCGCGACTGGATCGGCGAGGAAAACATCAAGATCTTCGGCATGACCGCCGAGGAGGTGGCCAGCGCACGGGCTGAAGGCCACAATCCGCGCGCCATCATCGAAGCCTCGCGCGAGCTGTCGCAGGCGCTCTCCGCGATTGCGTCCGGCGTCTTCTCGCCCGACGACCGCAGTCGCTTTTCGAGCCTTGTCGACGGGCTCTACAATCATGACTGGTTCATGGTCGCAGCGGACTTCGAGGCCTATGCGAAAGCGCAGCGCGAGATCGACCAGCTCTGGACCACGCCCTCGGATTGGTATTCGAAGGCGATCCGCAATACCGCCCGCATGGGCTGGTTCTCATCCGATCGCACGATCCGGCAATATGCCGGAGAAATCTGGAGAGCCGGATGA